Proteins found in one Salvia splendens isolate huo1 chromosome 10, SspV2, whole genome shotgun sequence genomic segment:
- the LOC121751284 gene encoding glucan endo-1,3-beta-glucosidase 8-like isoform X1, whose translation MMKMVMVMVMFLYGAEASIGINWGRESAQRLVPSQVVDMLLQNGIGRARLFSSQTDIVAPFEGSGINLTITINKIAFIKTKELATEWVQENEYYFNRCNVREIYIFGYVFATSLEAISQAVEVQRMLQGILNERGFGHVKVNTPHIHPELVPNVTKPSQIEFCDTIKPYMIQHLQFLRENNAPFLIEAIPIQINFINNFDPSFAFPGNASTQVINDVNGAIYTNVVEWHYDSYVWALEKLNFSDIRLDYSLLGWPTDGYTGANASTAEYFYKHLLPWATSDRGTPKRPGRPINVNVHSLADEHKIKSFPYTRHFGIYRSNGQPKYKIDLSGQGRDIYPTTIRGIMRMPDRWCAFNGDRRDMDKVKAQLDWACKKSDCTSTFEGASCSSLTLEQNITYAFNMYFQYQFQDEKSCDFDGLGHVVVNDPSTDACVFPVEVVKGQQVNFQANNSGHAFRPSTAFFYLSILLFFSYQTLYF comes from the exons atgatgaagatggtgatggtgatggtgatgttCTTGTATGGCGCAGAAGCATCGATAGGCATCAATTGGGGAAGAGAGAGTGCCCAAAGATTGGTCCCATCACAAGTTGTGGATATGTTGTTGCAAAATGGAATTGGACGAGCAAGACTGTTTTCCTCTCAAACAGATATTGTGGCTCCATTCGAAGGAAGTGGCATTAACTTGACCATAACCATAAACAAGATTGCTTTTATAAAAACCAAGGAATTGGCAACGGAGTGGGTCCAGGAGAATGAATACTATTTCAATCGTTGCAACGTAAG GGAAATCTATATTTTCGGGTATGTGTTTGCGACCAGTTTGGAGGCAATAAGCCAGGCAGTGGAGGTACAGCGTATGCTGCAAGGCATTCTGAATGAGCGCGGCTTTGGGCACGTGAAGGTGAACACCCCACACATTCATCCCGAATTGGTCCCCAACGTCACAAAGCCATCTCAGATCGAGTTTTGCGACACCATCAAGCCATACATGATCCAGCATCTGCAATTCCTCAGGGAAAACAATGCTCCATTTCTAATCGAGGCCATCCCAATCCAAATCAACTTTATAAATAACTTCGACCCCAGCTTCGCCTTCCCGGGCAACGCTTCCACCCAAGTCATCAATGACGTCAATGGCGCTATCTACACTAACGTCGTGGAGTGGCACTACGACTCCTACGTGTGGGCCCTTGAAAAGCTCAATTTCTCAGACATCCGCCTAGACTACAGCCTGCTAGGCTGGCCCACCGACGG gTACACTGGAGCCAACGCCTCCACCGCAGAGTACTTTTACAAGCACCTCCTGCCTTGGGCGACTAGCGACAGGGGCACCCCAAAGCGGCCCGGCCGCCCCATCAACGTTAATGTGCACAGCCTCGCCGACGAGCACAAAATTAAGTCCTTCCCTTACACGCGCCACTTTGGCATCTACCGCTCCAACGGCCAGCCCAAGTATAAGATCGATCTCTCAGGGCAGGGGAGGGACATCTACCCCACCACCATCCGAGGGATTATGCGCATGCCGGACCGGTGGTGTGCCTTCAATGGGGACCGTCGTGACATGGACAAGGTCAAGGCCCAGCTCGACTGGGCCTGCAAGAAAAGCGACTGCACCAGCACCTTCGAAGGTGCCTCATGCAGCTCCCTAACATTAGAACAAAACATTACCTATGCCTTCAACATGTATTTCCAGTACCAGTTCCAGGACGAGAAGTCCTGCGATTTCGATGGCTTGGGCCATGTCGTCGTCAATGATCCCTCAACAGACGCCTGCGTCTTCCCCGTTGAGGTCGTCAAAGGCCAACAGGTCAACTTTCAGGCCAACAACTCTGGACACGCCTTCCGCCCTTCCACTGCCTTCTTCTACCTTTCAATCCTCCTCTTTTTTTCCTATCAAACTCTATATTTTTGA
- the LOC121751284 gene encoding glucan endo-1,3-beta-glucosidase 8-like isoform X2 — protein MNTISIVATEIYIFGYVFATSLEAISQAVEVQRMLQGILNERGFGHVKVNTPHIHPELVPNVTKPSQIEFCDTIKPYMIQHLQFLRENNAPFLIEAIPIQINFINNFDPSFAFPGNASTQVINDVNGAIYTNVVEWHYDSYVWALEKLNFSDIRLDYSLLGWPTDGYTGANASTAEYFYKHLLPWATSDRGTPKRPGRPINVNVHSLADEHKIKSFPYTRHFGIYRSNGQPKYKIDLSGQGRDIYPTTIRGIMRMPDRWCAFNGDRRDMDKVKAQLDWACKKSDCTSTFEGASCSSLTLEQNITYAFNMYFQYQFQDEKSCDFDGLGHVVVNDPSTDACVFPVEVVKGQQVNFQANNSGHAFRPSTAFFYLSILLFFSYQTLYF, from the exons ATGAATACTATTTCAATCGTTGCAAC GGAAATCTATATTTTCGGGTATGTGTTTGCGACCAGTTTGGAGGCAATAAGCCAGGCAGTGGAGGTACAGCGTATGCTGCAAGGCATTCTGAATGAGCGCGGCTTTGGGCACGTGAAGGTGAACACCCCACACATTCATCCCGAATTGGTCCCCAACGTCACAAAGCCATCTCAGATCGAGTTTTGCGACACCATCAAGCCATACATGATCCAGCATCTGCAATTCCTCAGGGAAAACAATGCTCCATTTCTAATCGAGGCCATCCCAATCCAAATCAACTTTATAAATAACTTCGACCCCAGCTTCGCCTTCCCGGGCAACGCTTCCACCCAAGTCATCAATGACGTCAATGGCGCTATCTACACTAACGTCGTGGAGTGGCACTACGACTCCTACGTGTGGGCCCTTGAAAAGCTCAATTTCTCAGACATCCGCCTAGACTACAGCCTGCTAGGCTGGCCCACCGACGG gTACACTGGAGCCAACGCCTCCACCGCAGAGTACTTTTACAAGCACCTCCTGCCTTGGGCGACTAGCGACAGGGGCACCCCAAAGCGGCCCGGCCGCCCCATCAACGTTAATGTGCACAGCCTCGCCGACGAGCACAAAATTAAGTCCTTCCCTTACACGCGCCACTTTGGCATCTACCGCTCCAACGGCCAGCCCAAGTATAAGATCGATCTCTCAGGGCAGGGGAGGGACATCTACCCCACCACCATCCGAGGGATTATGCGCATGCCGGACCGGTGGTGTGCCTTCAATGGGGACCGTCGTGACATGGACAAGGTCAAGGCCCAGCTCGACTGGGCCTGCAAGAAAAGCGACTGCACCAGCACCTTCGAAGGTGCCTCATGCAGCTCCCTAACATTAGAACAAAACATTACCTATGCCTTCAACATGTATTTCCAGTACCAGTTCCAGGACGAGAAGTCCTGCGATTTCGATGGCTTGGGCCATGTCGTCGTCAATGATCCCTCAACAGACGCCTGCGTCTTCCCCGTTGAGGTCGTCAAAGGCCAACAGGTCAACTTTCAGGCCAACAACTCTGGACACGCCTTCCGCCCTTCCACTGCCTTCTTCTACCTTTCAATCCTCCTCTTTTTTTCCTATCAAACTCTATATTTTTGA
- the LOC121751777 gene encoding folylpolyglutamate synthase-like isoform X1 produces MLNYKNLFLRPGSIENSSFRKKELIVPSRLTWATSCFPACLAVVDIVGSKRFHSQQISLKGFGVREVSSLAQEHMEMNTVVAENAEHLHPTYEATMEALSSLITTKRRGDVQTISNKYSKLERMEMYVKILGLEEPIGGLKIIHVAGTKGKGSTCSFCEAILRESGFRTGLFTSPHLIDVRERFRLDGQDISEEKFLHYFWECWNQLKRNITDDLPMPPLFQFLTVLAFKIFACEKVDVAIIEVGLGGTRDSTNVIKNPVVCGVSPLGMDHMETLGDTLEQIASHKAGILKPHVPAFTVTQPSEAMDVLQQKARDLMVPLEVVAPLDRSNLKGTELSLSGDHQFTNAGLASALCKSWLQSTGNWEKILQHPGEEDNIPDAFLKGLQTARLSGRAEIVRDSAVSSSAMASEAENTSGDLVFYLDGAHSPESIEACARWFSSAVKEKTSKEVWGNGDVNGKTSKKILLFNCMDVRDPQSLLPILVDTCVSSGTHFAKAIFVPGISSYTKVTSASSVPSGTPPKDLSWQFNLQRVWENIIHRKDAVNKNLEARIPDSVPPRGFLDNDAAGCSAVVSSLPMTINWLRDCVKKNPSLRIQVLVTGSLHLVGDVLKLLRR; encoded by the exons ATGCTCAACTATAAGAATCTCTTTCTGAGGCCGGGGTCGATTGAAAATTCAAGCTTCCGTAAAAAAGAGCTCATCGTTCCCTCGAGACTGACATGGGCAACTTCATGCTTCCCTGCTTGCCTGGCTGTGGTTGATATAGTAGGAAGCAAAAGGTTCCATTCTCAACAAATAAGTCTCAAGG GTTTTGGAGTGAGGGAGGTCTCATCACTGGCTCAGGAACATATGGAGATGAACACGGTCGTCGCAGAAAATGCAGAGCACTTACATCCTACATATGAAGCAACGATGGAGGCTCTTTCCTCTCTCATTACTACCAAACGACGAGGGGATGTGCAAACAATCAGTAATAAGTATAGCAAATTAGAGAGGATGGAGATGTATGTTAAG ATTTTGGGTTTGGAAGAACCTATAGGCGGACTTAAAATCATCCATGTTGCTGGGACTAAAGGGAAG GGTTCGACATGCTCATTTTGTGAGGCAATTCTAAGAGAGAGTGGATTCAGAACTGGATTATTTACCTCGCCACACTTAATTGATGTGAGAGAAAGATTTCGTCTGGATGG GCAGGATATATCTGAAGAAAAGTTTCTCCACTACTTCTGGGAATGCTGGAACCAGCTGAAG CGGAATATCACAGATGACTTGCCTATGCCTCCACTTTTCCAGTTTCTTACTGTATTGGCCTTCAAAATTTTTGCTTGTGAAAAG GTAGATGTTGCTATCATTGAAGTTGGCCTTGGGGGTACCAGGGACTCAACAAATGTG ATCAAGAATCCCGTTGTCTGTGGTGTAAGTCCACTGGGCATGGATCATATGGAAACGCTCG GAGATACGCTGGAGCAGATTGCTTCTCACAAAGCTGGAATCTTAAAG CCTCACGTGCCTGCATTCACGGTAACACAACCCTCTGAAGCAATGGATGTTCTTCAACAAAAGGCGAGGGATTTGATG GTCCCATTGGAAGTCGTTGCTCCTCTTGATCGTAGTAATTTAAAAGGGACAGAACTAAGCTTGTCTGGCGATCACCAATTCACGAATGCTGGTCTTGCCAGTGCACTTTGCAAAAGCTGGCTCCAGAGTACAGGGAATTGGGAGAAAATACTCCAGCAT CCCGGCGAGGAAGACAACATACCTGATGCATTTCTTAAAGGTCTTCAAACAGCGCGTCTCTCTGGAAGGGCTGAGATTGTTCGTGACTCTGCAGTATCGTCTTCTGCAATGGCTAGCGAGGCTGAAAATACTTCAGGGGATCTCGTTTTTTACTTGGACGGTGCTCACAGTCCTGAAAGCATAGAGGCTTGTGCCAGGTGGTTTTCAAGTGCTGTCAAAGAGAAAACATCGAAAGAAGTTTGGGGCAACGGTGATGTTAATGGAAAAACATCCAAAAAG ATTCTTCTGTTCAACTGTATGGATGTCAGAGATCCCCAAAGCCTTCTACCGATACTTGTTGATACCTGTGTATCGTCGG GCACACATTTTGCGAAAGCCATTTTCGTTCCTGGCATCTCGTCTTACACGAAGGTGACTTCTGCCTCCTCCGTTCCTTCAGGGACACCTCCCAAGGATTTATCTTGGCAGTTCAACCTTCAAAGAGTTTGGGAAAACATCATTCATAGAAAAG ACGCTGTTAACAAGAATCTTGAGGCGAGAATCCCAGATAGTGTTCCACCTCGCGGGTTCCTTGACAATGATGCAGCCGGTTGCAGCGCAGTGGTCTCTTCCCTGCCAATGACAATCAATTGGCTAAGGGACTGCGTGAAGAAAAACCCGTCACTCAGAATTCAG GTTCTTGTCACGGGTTCGTTGCACCTGGTTGGGGATGTGTTGAAGCTACTTCGGAGATGA
- the LOC121752764 gene encoding uncharacterized protein LOC121752764, which produces MSNLTYKCLMETNKLTGSNFTDWLRCLRLVLRHDKVEYVLDKPIGVIPDKESLEFATFDVEAHQKHIDNASDAQCVMLSSMSLELQRQHEHMLPYEMLKHLESLYTSQAQTMEYEILRDLFKCKLHDGSKVFEHVLKMIGLIERLASIGTVLPANVSTNLILQSLPSSFENFIVNFNMNNTKVGLPELHNRLKTYESSTAKVKSVLMVSSSAMSSKWKNKQQQKKKSSKDPVLKPKSGGANKKSKLSKDECLFCHEKGHWK; this is translated from the coding sequence aTGTCAAACTTGACTTACAAATgtttgatggaaacaaacaagttgactgggtcaaatttcacggattGGCTCCGTTGTTTGCGCTTGGTGCTAAGGCATGACAAGGTTGAGTATGTCCTGGACAAACCAATCGGTGTCATCCCCGATAAGGAATCTCTTGAGTTTGCTACGTTTGACGTTGAAGCTCATCAGAAACACATTGATAATGCTTCTGATGCTCAGTGTGTCATGTTGTCATCTATGAGTTTGGAACTGCAAAGACAACATGAACACATGTTACCATATGAAATGCTTAAGCACTTGGAGAGTTTGTATACTTCACAAGCTCAAACTATGGAGTATGAGATACTTCGCGATCTCTTCAAGTGCAAGCTTCATGATGGAAGCAAGGTTTTTGAGCATGTGCTGAAAATGATTGGTTTGATTGAGAGGTTAGCATCGATTGGAACGGTGCTCCCCGCAAATGTCTCAACAAATCTAATTTTGCAGTCTCTTCCTAGTAGTTTTGAGAATTTCATTGTGAATTTCAACATGAACAACACGAAGGTTGGGCTGCCAGAGCTGCACAATAGGCTTAAGACTTATGAGTCTTCCACTGCTAAGGTAAAATCTGTGCTTATGGTGAGCTCTTCTGCGATGTCTTCGAAATGGAAGAATAAGCAGCAACAGAAGAAGAAATCATCTAAGGATCCTGTTCTAAAGCCTAAGAGTGGAGGGGCCAATAAGAAGTCGAAATTATCAAAGGATGAGTGTCTTTTCTGTCATGAGAAGGGACACTGGAAGTGA
- the LOC121751370 gene encoding glucan endo-1,3-beta-glucosidase 8-like, with translation MMKIALVIVMLMLLCGAEASIGINWGRESAQRLVPSQVVDLLLQNGIGRARIYSSQKDIMSAFQGSGINLTLSINKLSAIKTKELAKAWVKKNEFYINRCNVRYVYAGGYPFLTTSSASLSEAVNAHRVLQDVLNKRGFGHVKVNFQHLESELIPNVTKPSEFEFSDTIKPYMIQHLQFLRENNDALQLDIIPIFDVVNYNFDPSFAFPDNASSLVIQDVNGAVYNNVVEWRYDSFLWAVEKLNFSDIPIDISLLGWPTDGFPGANASNAEYFYKHALTWLASNRGTPKRPGRPINVNVHSLADEHKIQSLPFTRHFGIYRSNGQPKYKIDLSGQGRDIYPTTVRGIMRMPDRWCAFNGDRRDMGKVQAQLNWACKQSDCTSTFEGASCSSLTLEQNITYAFNMHFQYQFQDEKSCDFEGLGRVVVNDPSTDVCVFPVEVVKGQQVNFLPNNSGHAFRPSTAFFYLSILLFFSYQTLYF, from the exons atgATGAAGATTGCATTGGTGATAGTGATGCTGATGTTGTTGTGTGGCGCAGAAGCATCGATAGGCATCAATTGGGGAAGGGAGAGTGCCCAAAGATTGGTCCCATCACAAGTTGTGGATTTGTTGTTGCAAAATGGAATTGGACGAGCAAgaatctattcctctcaaaaaGATATTATGTCTGCATTCCAAGGAAGCGGCATTAATTTGACCTTAAGCATAAACAAGCTTTCTGCAATAAAAACCAAGGAATTGGCAAAGGCGTGGGTCAAGAAAAACGAATTCTATATCAATCGTTGCAACGTAAG GTACGTCTATGCTGGCGGGTATCCATTTCTTACCACGAGTTCGGCGTCATTGAGCGAGGCAGTGAACGCACATCGTGTGCTGCAGGACGTTCTGAACAAGCGTGGGTTCGGGCACGTGAAGGTGAACTTCCAACACCTCGAAAGCGAATTGATACCCAACGTCACAAAGCCATCTGAATTCGAGTTCAGCGACACCATCAAGCCATACATGATCCAGCATTTGCAATTCCTCAGGGAAAACAATGATGCACTTCAACTCGATATCATCCCAATCTTCGACGTCGTTAACTATAACTTCGACCCCAGTTTCGCCTTCCCGGACAACGCTTCCTCCCTAGTCATCCAGGACGTCAACGGTGCTGTCTACAACAACGTCGTCGAGTGGCGCTACGACTCCTTCTTGTGGGCCGTTGAAAAGCTCAACTTCTCCGACATCCCTATAGACATCAGCCTACTAGGCTGGCCCACCGACGG gTTCCCTGGAGCCAACGCCTCGAATGCAGAGTACTTTTACAAGCACGCCCTAACTTGGTTGGCTAGCAACAGGGGCACCCCAAAGCGGCCCGGCCGCCCCATAAATGTTAATGTGCACAGCCTCGCCGACGAGCACAAAATTCAGTCCTTGCCTTTCACACGCCACTTTGGCATCTACCGCTCCAACGGCCAGCCCAAGTATAAGATCGATCTCTCAGGGCAGGGGAGGGACATCTACCCCACCACCGTCCGTGGGATTATGCGCATGCCAGACAGGTGGTGTGCCTTCAATGGGGACCGCCGTGACATGGGCAAGGTGCAGGCCCAGCTCAACTGGGCCTGCAAGCAAAGCGACTGCACCAGCACCTTCGAAGGTGCCTCATGCAGCTCCCTAACATTAGAACAGAACATTACCTATGCCTTCAACATGCATTTCCAGTACCAGTTCCAGGACGAGAAGTCCTGCGATTTCGAGGGCTTGGGCCGCGTCGTCGTCAACGATCCCTCAACAGACGTCTGCGTCTTCCCCGTCGAGGTAGTCAAAGGCCAGCAGGTCAACTTTCTTCCCAACAACTCTGGACACGCCTTCCGCCCTTCCACTGCCTTCTTCTACCTTTCAATCCTCCTCTTTTTTTCCTATCAAACTCTATATTTTTGA
- the LOC121751777 gene encoding folylpolyglutamate synthase-like isoform X2, which produces MLLGLKGRFLILLFLLFLLTFHTQGSTCSFCEAILRESGFRTGLFTSPHLIDVRERFRLDGQDISEEKFLHYFWECWNQLKRNITDDLPMPPLFQFLTVLAFKIFACEKVDVAIIEVGLGGTRDSTNVIKNPVVCGVSPLGMDHMETLGDTLEQIASHKAGILKPHVPAFTVTQPSEAMDVLQQKARDLMVPLEVVAPLDRSNLKGTELSLSGDHQFTNAGLASALCKSWLQSTGNWEKILQHPGEEDNIPDAFLKGLQTARLSGRAEIVRDSAVSSSAMASEAENTSGDLVFYLDGAHSPESIEACARWFSSAVKEKTSKEVWGNGDVNGKTSKKILLFNCMDVRDPQSLLPILVDTCVSSGTHFAKAIFVPGISSYTKVTSASSVPSGTPPKDLSWQFNLQRVWENIIHRKDAVNKNLEARIPDSVPPRGFLDNDAAGCSAVVSSLPMTINWLRDCVKKNPSLRIQVLVTGSLHLVGDVLKLLRR; this is translated from the exons ATGTTGCTGGGACTAAAGGGAAG GTTTCTCATCCTcttgtttcttttgtttctACTCACCTTTCATACTCAGGGTTCGACATGCTCATTTTGTGAGGCAATTCTAAGAGAGAGTGGATTCAGAACTGGATTATTTACCTCGCCACACTTAATTGATGTGAGAGAAAGATTTCGTCTGGATGG GCAGGATATATCTGAAGAAAAGTTTCTCCACTACTTCTGGGAATGCTGGAACCAGCTGAAG CGGAATATCACAGATGACTTGCCTATGCCTCCACTTTTCCAGTTTCTTACTGTATTGGCCTTCAAAATTTTTGCTTGTGAAAAG GTAGATGTTGCTATCATTGAAGTTGGCCTTGGGGGTACCAGGGACTCAACAAATGTG ATCAAGAATCCCGTTGTCTGTGGTGTAAGTCCACTGGGCATGGATCATATGGAAACGCTCG GAGATACGCTGGAGCAGATTGCTTCTCACAAAGCTGGAATCTTAAAG CCTCACGTGCCTGCATTCACGGTAACACAACCCTCTGAAGCAATGGATGTTCTTCAACAAAAGGCGAGGGATTTGATG GTCCCATTGGAAGTCGTTGCTCCTCTTGATCGTAGTAATTTAAAAGGGACAGAACTAAGCTTGTCTGGCGATCACCAATTCACGAATGCTGGTCTTGCCAGTGCACTTTGCAAAAGCTGGCTCCAGAGTACAGGGAATTGGGAGAAAATACTCCAGCAT CCCGGCGAGGAAGACAACATACCTGATGCATTTCTTAAAGGTCTTCAAACAGCGCGTCTCTCTGGAAGGGCTGAGATTGTTCGTGACTCTGCAGTATCGTCTTCTGCAATGGCTAGCGAGGCTGAAAATACTTCAGGGGATCTCGTTTTTTACTTGGACGGTGCTCACAGTCCTGAAAGCATAGAGGCTTGTGCCAGGTGGTTTTCAAGTGCTGTCAAAGAGAAAACATCGAAAGAAGTTTGGGGCAACGGTGATGTTAATGGAAAAACATCCAAAAAG ATTCTTCTGTTCAACTGTATGGATGTCAGAGATCCCCAAAGCCTTCTACCGATACTTGTTGATACCTGTGTATCGTCGG GCACACATTTTGCGAAAGCCATTTTCGTTCCTGGCATCTCGTCTTACACGAAGGTGACTTCTGCCTCCTCCGTTCCTTCAGGGACACCTCCCAAGGATTTATCTTGGCAGTTCAACCTTCAAAGAGTTTGGGAAAACATCATTCATAGAAAAG ACGCTGTTAACAAGAATCTTGAGGCGAGAATCCCAGATAGTGTTCCACCTCGCGGGTTCCTTGACAATGATGCAGCCGGTTGCAGCGCAGTGGTCTCTTCCCTGCCAATGACAATCAATTGGCTAAGGGACTGCGTGAAGAAAAACCCGTCACTCAGAATTCAG GTTCTTGTCACGGGTTCGTTGCACCTGGTTGGGGATGTGTTGAAGCTACTTCGGAGATGA